The following are encoded in a window of Doryrhamphus excisus isolate RoL2022-K1 chromosome 16, RoL_Dexc_1.0, whole genome shotgun sequence genomic DNA:
- the gp9 gene encoding glycoprotein IX (platelet), whose translation MLSGAGLALLLLWATITIPSLGQACLCTSLPPTGLRVNCTSRDLAALPPLPSDTTELLMQDNGLTTIPSGLFDGLAGLQRVSLSGNLFHCDCGIEYLRNWLLRNKAVVSQEPTCSSPTSVAQKAISELTDDYFTQCALRGCYSSSYVIVMGLLLCCLVVLLVWSLRLAKNCTFTLHIEQNHSVLHADSFSPLRGRHARMLSVSADRHLPTEDLERSPVNMELLPQVLDVLHKKHNIKIKVI comes from the coding sequence ATGCTCTCTGGTGCAGGATTAGCTCTCCTCCTGCTCTGGGCCACAATCACTATACCCTCTCTTGGTCAGGCCTGTCTGTGCACGAGTCTCCCGCCAACTGGTCTGCGAGTCAACTGCACCTCTCGTGACCTCGCGGCGTTGCCTCCTCTGCCGTCAGACACCACAGAACTCCTCATGCAGGACAACGGCCTCACCACTATCCCCTCGGGCCTTTTTGACGGACTGGCGGGCCTCCAAAGAGTCTCTCTCTCTGGTAACCTTTTCCACTGTGACTGCGGCATTGAGTATTTGAGGAACTGGCTGCTAAGGAACAAGGCTGTGGTCTCTCAGGAGCCCACCTGCTCCAGTCCCACCTCTGTGGCTCAGAAAGCTATCAGTGAACTCACTGATGACTACTTTACCCAGTGCGCCCTGAGAGGATGCTATAGTAGCTCTTACGTCATCGTCATGGGATTGTTGCTCTGCTGCCTCGTGGTTTTACTTGTTTGGAGTCTGAGACTTGCAAAAAACTGCACCTTTACGCTGCACATTGAGCAAAATCACTCGGTGCTCCATGCTGACTCTTTTAGTCCACTGAGGGGGAGACATGCGAGGATGCTGTCTGTCAGTGCAGATCGTCATCTTCCTACTGAAGATCTGGAAAGGTCTCCTGTCAACATGGAGTTGCTACCGCAAGTGTTGGACGTactacacaaaaaacacaatatcaaGATAAAAGTTATCTGA